The following proteins are co-located in the Palleronia sp. LCG004 genome:
- a CDS encoding ABC transporter substrate-binding protein: protein MKAVALPMLAGLAAAGFAPAMAQDLTVGLKSEATSIDPQYHSLSTNNQVLQTIFEPLTSQNAVQELEPLLATSWEAIDDTTWRFELREDVTFHDGTPFTANDVIYTFCRIPLVQNSPSSFTLYMSSITSMTAEDDHTIIMETAEPNPLLPTDIVVLPILSAETLGAEDDITFAPNGECEGLGDVPQSPAFNDPEIAVGTGPYTFESWNRGNSLTLARFDDYWDGTPDWETVTLRPITSDGPRVAALLAGDVDMIENPPIQDVPRIEEAGFKIVDSLSNRIIYLHMYQDPDGEAPSISGTDGENPLLDPLVREAISLSINRAGITERIMGGYAEPAGELLPPPMFGTSGREVDAYDPERARELLAEAGYEDGFTITLGTPNDRYINDEQVAQAIAQMLAQIGITVNVDAMTASQFFSRRNNQEFPLWLAGWGASSGEMSSPLRSLVASWNPEAGLGTTNPGRYSNEEVDTLVQQAMAELDDTERERMLQEAATIALEDHGIIPLHYEVTVWAMSDDLTYEPRRDQYTLVSEIKPANGQD from the coding sequence TGAAATCCGAGGCGACATCGATCGATCCGCAATACCACTCGCTCAGCACCAACAACCAGGTGCTCCAGACGATCTTCGAGCCGCTTACCAGCCAGAACGCCGTGCAGGAGCTCGAGCCCCTGCTCGCGACCTCGTGGGAGGCGATCGACGACACGACCTGGCGCTTCGAGCTGCGCGAGGACGTGACCTTCCACGACGGCACGCCCTTCACGGCCAACGACGTGATCTACACCTTCTGCCGCATCCCGCTGGTGCAGAACTCGCCCTCCTCCTTCACGCTCTACATGAGCTCGATTACCTCGATGACGGCCGAGGACGACCACACCATCATCATGGAAACCGCGGAGCCGAACCCGCTCCTGCCGACCGACATCGTCGTCCTGCCGATCCTTTCGGCCGAGACGCTGGGTGCAGAGGACGACATCACCTTCGCCCCGAACGGCGAATGCGAGGGCCTGGGCGACGTGCCGCAATCTCCGGCCTTCAACGACCCCGAGATCGCCGTCGGCACCGGCCCCTACACGTTCGAGAGCTGGAACCGCGGCAATTCCCTGACCCTTGCCCGGTTCGACGATTACTGGGACGGCACCCCCGATTGGGAAACCGTCACCCTCCGGCCCATCACCAGCGACGGTCCGCGCGTCGCGGCGCTGCTGGCGGGCGATGTCGACATGATCGAGAACCCCCCGATCCAGGACGTGCCCCGCATCGAGGAGGCCGGCTTCAAGATCGTCGACTCGCTGTCGAACCGGATCATCTACCTGCACATGTACCAGGACCCCGACGGCGAGGCGCCGAGCATCTCGGGCACCGACGGCGAGAACCCCCTCCTCGATCCGCTCGTCCGCGAGGCGATCTCGCTCTCGATCAACCGCGCGGGCATCACCGAGCGGATCATGGGCGGCTATGCCGAGCCCGCGGGCGAGCTTCTGCCGCCGCCGATGTTCGGCACCTCGGGCCGCGAGGTCGATGCCTACGACCCCGAACGCGCGCGCGAATTGCTTGCCGAGGCGGGCTACGAGGACGGGTTCACCATCACCCTCGGCACGCCCAACGACCGCTACATCAACGACGAGCAGGTGGCTCAGGCCATCGCGCAGATGCTGGCGCAGATCGGCATCACGGTGAATGTCGACGCGATGACGGCGAGCCAGTTCTTCTCACGCCGGAACAACCAGGAATTCCCGCTCTGGCTTGCCGGTTGGGGCGCCTCCTCCGGCGAGATGTCGTCGCCGCTGCGCTCGCTCGTGGCCAGCTGGAACCCCGAGGCGGGGCTCGGCACGACCAATCCCGGCCGCTACAGCAACGAAGAGGTCGACACGCTGGTCCAGCAGGCGATGGCCGAGCTCGACGATACCGAGCGCGAGCGCATGCTGCAGGAGGCCGCGACGATCGCGCTTGAGGATCACGGCATCATCCCGCTTCACTACGAGGTGACGGTCTGGGCGATGTCCGACGATCTCACCTACGAGCCCCGCCGCGACCAGTACACGCTCGTCTCCGAGATCAAGCCGGCGAACGGCCAGGACTGA
- a CDS encoding ABC transporter permease, producing MIVYLIRRFGQSLLAIVAMAILVFLGVYAIGNPVDVLINPDATQAEVAATTARLGLDKPLWQQFGIFAWNALQGDLGTSFVYGRPAVDVILERLPATMELALVALVLSVGIGVPLGVWAGLKPDSMAGRTIMGGSILGFSLPNFWQGMLLILVFAVLLGWLPAGGRGQTTEFLGMQVSFLTLDGLAHLILPAINLALFKMSLIIRLTRANTREVCLQDYVKFARAKGLSSRRVVMVHILKNIMIPVVTIIGLELGSMVAFAIVTETVFAWPGMGKLLIDSINLLDRPVIVAYLMLTVLIIVSINLLVDVIYSLLDPRIRLSEMKG from the coding sequence ATGATCGTCTATCTCATCCGCCGCTTCGGACAGAGCCTTCTGGCCATCGTCGCCATGGCGATCCTCGTCTTTCTCGGGGTCTATGCCATCGGCAACCCGGTCGACGTGCTCATCAACCCCGACGCGACCCAGGCCGAGGTCGCCGCGACGACGGCGCGGCTCGGTCTCGACAAGCCGCTCTGGCAGCAATTCGGCATCTTCGCGTGGAACGCGCTGCAAGGCGATCTGGGAACGTCCTTCGTCTACGGGCGGCCCGCGGTCGACGTCATCCTCGAACGTCTGCCCGCCACGATGGAACTGGCGCTCGTGGCGCTGGTCCTGTCGGTGGGCATCGGCGTGCCGCTCGGTGTCTGGGCGGGCCTCAAGCCCGACAGCATGGCCGGGCGCACGATCATGGGCGGCTCGATCCTGGGCTTCTCGCTGCCGAATTTCTGGCAGGGCATGCTGCTGATCCTCGTCTTCGCGGTGCTGCTGGGCTGGCTGCCCGCCGGCGGACGCGGCCAGACGACGGAATTCCTCGGAATGCAGGTCAGCTTCCTGACGCTCGACGGGCTGGCGCATCTGATCCTGCCCGCGATCAACCTCGCGCTCTTCAAGATGTCGCTCATCATCCGCCTGACCCGTGCCAACACGCGCGAGGTCTGCCTGCAGGATTACGTGAAATTCGCCCGCGCCAAGGGCCTCTCCAGCCGACGGGTCGTCATGGTCCACATCCTCAAGAACATCATGATCCCGGTCGTGACCATCATCGGTCTCGAACTCGGCTCCATGGTCGCCTTCGCCATCGTGACCGAGACGGTCTTCGCATGGCCCGGAATGGGCAAGCTGCTGATCGACTCGATCAACCTGCTCGACCGCCCCGTCATCGTCGCCTACCTGATGCTGACCGTCCTCATCATCGTGTCGATCAACCTCCTCGTCGACGTGATCTATTCCCTCCTCGATCCCCGGATCCGCCTGTCGGAGATGAAGGGATGA
- a CDS encoding ABC transporter permease, with translation MSDVTNTAIDPAEAPAKLRVDSPLKRVAREFLGDPTAVIGLVLFVAIALVAILAPWIAPQNPYDLAQLDIMDGGLPPGEASFGTGMTYWLGTDTQGRDMVSAIMYGLRISLFVASVSLALAITIGTVVGVTAAYFGGRIDSLIMRIVDLQLSFPAILIALILLALLGRGVDKVILALVIVQWAYYARTVRSSAIVERRKDYIDAARCLALSDRRIMFRHLLPNCVPPLIVVTTVQIAQAIALEATLSFLGVGVPITEPSLGLLIANGYDYLLSGRYWISIFPGIALVLTIIAINLVGDRLRDVLNPRLDT, from the coding sequence ATGAGCGACGTGACCAACACCGCGATCGACCCCGCCGAAGCCCCCGCCAAGCTCCGCGTCGACAGCCCCCTCAAGCGCGTCGCGCGCGAATTCCTGGGCGATCCGACGGCCGTGATCGGGCTCGTCCTCTTCGTGGCGATCGCGCTCGTCGCGATCCTCGCGCCCTGGATCGCCCCGCAGAACCCTTACGACCTCGCGCAGCTCGACATCATGGATGGCGGCCTGCCTCCCGGCGAGGCGAGCTTCGGGACCGGCATGACCTACTGGCTCGGCACCGACACCCAGGGGCGCGACATGGTCTCGGCCATCATGTACGGCCTCAGGATCAGCCTCTTCGTGGCCTCCGTCTCGCTTGCTCTCGCCATCACGATCGGCACCGTGGTGGGCGTGACCGCGGCCTATTTCGGCGGACGGATCGACAGCCTCATCATGCGGATCGTCGATTTGCAGCTGTCGTTTCCCGCGATCCTCATCGCGCTCATCCTGCTGGCGCTTCTGGGGCGCGGCGTCGACAAGGTGATCCTCGCCCTCGTCATCGTGCAATGGGCCTATTACGCGCGCACCGTCCGCAGCTCGGCCATCGTCGAGCGGCGCAAGGACTACATCGACGCCGCGCGCTGCCTCGCCCTGTCGGACCGGCGCATCATGTTCCGCCATCTGCTGCCGAATTGCGTGCCGCCCCTCATCGTCGTGACGACCGTGCAGATCGCGCAGGCCATCGCGCTCGAGGCGACGCTGTCCTTCCTCGGCGTGGGCGTGCCCATCACCGAGCCCTCGCTCGGCCTGCTGATCGCCAACGGCTACGACTACCTGCTCTCGGGCCGCTACTGGATCTCGATCTTTCCCGGCATCGCGCTGGTGCTGACGATCATCGCCATCAACCTCGTCGGCGACCGCCTGCGCGACGTCCTCAACCCGCGGCTCGACACATGA
- a CDS encoding ABC transporter ATP-binding protein, translating into MTRLLELDDLQTHFVTRDGVARAVDGVSLSLDRGEILGLVGESGSGKSVTGFSILGLVDPPGRIAGGRILFDGHDLVAGGERAMRKLRGKRIAMIFQDPMMTLNPVLRIDTQLIETVQAHDPVSRDSARQRAREALVRVGISSPDERLESYPHQFSGGMRQRIAIAIALLHKPDLIIADEPTTALDVTIQSQILSEMQKLCAESGTALIWITHDLAVVSGLADRLAVMYAGRIIEEGTTAGIIARPMHPYTRGLIESVPQGKKHGALLKQIKGMTPSLLNLPAGCKFAPRCGRADAACTPEPPLADRAAGRRVRCVHPHLDPSPEEASAS; encoded by the coding sequence ATGACCCGATTGCTCGAACTCGACGACCTGCAGACGCATTTCGTCACCCGTGACGGCGTGGCCAGAGCCGTCGACGGCGTCAGCCTCTCGCTCGACCGGGGCGAGATCCTGGGCCTCGTGGGCGAGTCGGGCTCGGGCAAGTCCGTGACCGGCTTCTCGATCCTGGGCCTCGTCGATCCGCCGGGCCGCATCGCGGGCGGCCGCATCCTCTTCGACGGCCACGACCTCGTCGCGGGCGGCGAGCGGGCGATGCGCAAGCTGCGCGGCAAGCGGATCGCGATGATCTTCCAGGACCCGATGATGACGCTGAACCCGGTCCTCAGGATCGACACCCAGCTGATCGAGACGGTCCAGGCCCACGATCCCGTCTCGCGCGACAGCGCCCGGCAGCGCGCGCGCGAGGCGCTCGTCCGCGTCGGCATCTCGTCTCCGGACGAGCGGCTGGAAAGCTATCCCCACCAGTTCTCGGGCGGCATGCGACAGCGCATCGCCATCGCCATCGCCCTTCTGCACAAGCCCGACCTCATCATCGCGGACGAACCCACGACCGCGCTCGACGTGACGATCCAGTCGCAGATCCTGTCCGAGATGCAGAAGCTCTGCGCCGAATCCGGCACCGCGCTCATCTGGATCACCCACGACCTCGCCGTGGTCTCGGGCCTCGCCGACCGTCTGGCGGTCATGTATGCCGGCCGCATCATCGAGGAGGGCACGACCGCCGGCATCATCGCCCGGCCGATGCATCCCTATACCAGGGGCCTCATCGAAAGCGTGCCGCAGGGCAAGAAGCACGGCGCGCTCCTCAAACAGATCAAGGGCATGACGCCCTCGCTCCTGAACCTGCCCGCGGGGTGCAAGTTCGCGCCCCGCTGCGGCCGCGCCGATGCCGCCTGCACGCCCGAACCGCCGCTCGCGGACCGCGCCGCGGGCCGCCGCGTGCGCTGCGTCCACCCCCATCTCGACCCCAGCCCCGAGGAGGCCTCCGCATCGTGA